The following proteins come from a genomic window of Spongiibacter tropicus DSM 19543:
- a CDS encoding ferredoxin--NADP reductase, which yields MSNIIAERVISVHHWNDTLFSFKTSRDPSFRFKNGHFTMIGLPQDGRPLMRAYSIVSANYEDELEFFSIKVPNGPLTSRLQKIAVGDEVLISRKPTGTLIADNLLPGRNLYLLATGTGLAPFMSIIKDPDIYEQFDRIILTHGVRYESELAYQSFIRDHLPQHEYFGEVVRDKLIYYPTVTREKYENQGRLTDLIRSGKLMADIGLPALNPEHDRFMLCGSPAMLKDSCTLLDSLGFRETRAGEYGHYVIERAFVEH from the coding sequence ATGAGCAATATCATTGCCGAGCGAGTGATCAGCGTTCACCACTGGAACGACACGCTGTTTAGCTTCAAAACCAGCCGCGACCCCTCGTTTCGCTTTAAAAACGGCCATTTCACCATGATTGGCTTGCCGCAGGATGGCCGCCCGCTGATGCGTGCCTACAGCATTGTGAGCGCCAACTACGAGGACGAGCTGGAGTTTTTCAGTATCAAAGTGCCGAACGGGCCACTGACCTCGCGTTTGCAGAAGATTGCCGTCGGTGACGAGGTGCTGATCAGCCGCAAGCCAACCGGAACCCTAATTGCCGATAACCTGTTGCCGGGCCGGAATCTCTATCTGCTGGCAACCGGGACCGGGCTGGCGCCGTTTATGAGCATTATCAAAGACCCGGATATTTACGAACAGTTTGACCGGATTATTTTGACTCATGGTGTGCGCTACGAGAGTGAGCTGGCGTATCAGTCCTTCATTCGCGACCATCTGCCTCAGCACGAATACTTTGGCGAGGTAGTCCGTGACAAGTTGATTTACTACCCCACCGTCACCCGTGAGAAATACGAGAATCAGGGGCGTCTGACTGATCTGATTCGCAGTGGCAAGTTGATGGCGGATATCGGTCTGCCCGCACTCAATCCCGAGCATGACCGTTTCATGCTCTGCGGCAGTCCGGCCATGTTGAAAGATAGCTGCACCCTGCTGGATAGCTTGGGCTTTCGCGAAACCCGCGCGGGTGAGTACGGGCACTACGTGATTGAGCGGGCGTTTGTTGAGCACTGA
- a CDS encoding LEA type 2 family protein — translation MKKLFLFLATWLLAACATFNPVSKPEVAITSINLGPSNGLQQQLLIGLQLDNPNAFDLKLGRLRYDMQIAGSKLASGRFNEAISVPANGQTVIEVPVGINLLSGLGFLKTLMTSASDELEYTLNLSADVGNFGFGDVSLVKSGVVNIGTAPAK, via the coding sequence GTGAAAAAACTGTTTCTTTTCCTGGCGACATGGCTGCTGGCTGCCTGTGCGACTTTTAATCCCGTCAGCAAGCCTGAAGTGGCAATTACCAGCATTAATCTCGGTCCGTCGAATGGTTTGCAGCAGCAGCTGTTGATTGGCTTGCAGCTGGACAACCCCAATGCCTTTGATTTGAAACTGGGGCGCCTGCGCTACGACATGCAAATCGCGGGGAGTAAGCTGGCATCCGGGCGCTTCAATGAGGCCATTTCGGTGCCGGCTAATGGGCAAACCGTTATCGAAGTTCCGGTGGGCATCAATCTGCTCAGTGGCCTGGGTTTTCTGAAAACCCTGATGACCAGCGCCAGCGATGAACTGGAGTACACGCTTAATCTGAGTGCGGACGTGGGCAATTTCGGCTTTGGTGATGTCAGTCTGGTGAAAAGCGGGGTGGTCAATATCGGTACCGCCCCCGCCAAATAG
- a CDS encoding YdcH family protein, which produces MDNCLSPAGRLLLLQRRHRALDDEITQLSENPWQNQLLLRRLKKEKLMLRDTIERMKSGLIPDMDA; this is translated from the coding sequence ATGGATAACTGTCTGTCTCCCGCCGGACGTTTGCTGCTCCTTCAACGCCGCCATAGGGCATTGGATGATGAGATCACTCAGTTGTCGGAAAACCCCTGGCAAAACCAGTTGCTGTTGCGCCGCCTGAAAAAAGAGAAGCTGATGTTGCGCGATACCATTGAGCGGATGAAGAGCGGCTTGATTCCCGATATGGATGCCTGA
- a CDS encoding ParA family protein: MKRVIFNQKGGVGKTSISCNLAAISAWKGAKTLLIDLDIQGNSSEYLVGEQFRDLEDNAASFFKQKLSLFGKKSKDAGDCVYETEFENLYLMPASPELAVIERELESRHKIYKLRDALAELEKEYEYIYIDTPPALNFYSRSALIAADSLLIPFDCDSFSQGALMGLLETVEEIREDHNPGLTLEGIVVNQFQSQASLPTQLVEKLKADGLPVFEPHLSSSVKMKESRNRQLPLIHMAPSHKLTQQLVALHDSLTPNKGRRKRR, translated from the coding sequence ATGAAGCGGGTGATTTTCAATCAGAAAGGCGGTGTTGGTAAAACCAGTATCAGCTGCAACCTTGCGGCAATCAGCGCTTGGAAAGGCGCCAAAACACTGCTGATTGATCTCGATATTCAAGGGAATAGCAGCGAATACCTGGTCGGTGAGCAATTCCGAGACCTGGAAGACAACGCTGCCAGTTTCTTTAAGCAGAAACTGAGCCTGTTCGGTAAAAAGAGCAAGGACGCGGGCGACTGCGTTTACGAAACCGAATTTGAAAACCTTTATCTGATGCCCGCCAGCCCCGAGCTGGCCGTGATTGAGCGCGAGCTGGAAAGCCGGCACAAGATATACAAGCTGCGCGATGCACTGGCCGAGCTGGAAAAAGAGTATGAGTACATCTACATCGACACGCCGCCAGCGCTCAACTTCTACAGTCGATCCGCGTTGATTGCCGCAGACAGCCTGCTGATTCCTTTTGATTGCGACAGCTTCTCACAGGGCGCACTGATGGGCCTGCTGGAGACTGTTGAGGAAATTCGTGAGGACCACAATCCGGGGCTGACGCTGGAAGGTATTGTGGTTAACCAGTTCCAAAGTCAGGCGAGCCTGCCCACGCAACTGGTTGAGAAACTGAAGGCCGATGGCCTGCCGGTTTTTGAGCCCCATCTGAGCAGCTCGGTCAAAATGAAGGAATCACGCAATCGGCAGCTGCCGCTGATCCACATGGCGCCGTCACACAAGTTAACGCAACAGCTGGTGGCACTTCACGACAGCCTGACACCCAACAAAGGGCGCCGCAAACGCCGCTAG
- a CDS encoding CehA/McbA family metallohydrolase: MSKVFAQEPLAEFFPPPEMGSEPVRKSLLRAERMNADRMDSYPRGGPDAIGGVGDWWLSNGVICAVVSDVEHDAGIVRGGGSLVDLGYCDRDDDQWTYANLLTGLSKDTAIPVQRVKAELSAVKAEITTLGQRDGLQQLMRFRLTPDSTALEMEVEIRRTADGAPLRMSGLFTLYSQRSLSPFSYSSYAPLATLGFEHRKIDRHDTGSLISGLMPADWNILVGSEQYPSGISYGVQLQSAELIKASGTRLALPRFLAVFPDYSLHGWMSRPLWLQSERLNWLSMIQNQFMDLDKNERLLARFRIVVGKRSDVAAVTDQIYRGPVLRGYSNHPDVSFSIRDEDQIPVTQVRPDADGSFTVRLPDRAMRVRVEGVSPGGQMLARELSVVDNRNDSGRWIFDRKGSFKLPRSAPMSLYFYGLGETADPEFRDDLLGFRLDGEPLPGSDQRNRIDLAGVDSDPETVALPAGNYRVLVGRGIEYDVDEYLLTVVAGEQSQLPVRPPRRVWFGEDWRSADLHVHSGASFDSALPFPERLRSFVAQGAELLVASEHNRIVDPRRTVAKMGLSDRVQVIVGSEITGLSHSPAAPFTIGHSNAFPLRARPKEFAGGLVKVEGRALREVIADVKSRDPGALFQLNHPRSTAPLDKDLAFFEHLSVGREYDRRELLNSPANESLLAVDPVSGARDIDFDLLEVLNGSEFDVYEAVRDDWFSLLNQGARRSATGNSDTHGLAQLAAAPRNYIYLPESGPLPVSESSFVEALAAGRSYMTTGPFMDVTLRHGEQQRGLGERFEGRRGELHVQVRAAPWVTVDRMTVWVNGRIYRQLPCRGNDHKTIELHVENDAWVVVELKGPAGERYQQMLPGLSPLALSNPIYIDADSNGRWQPLGN, from the coding sequence GTGAGCAAGGTTTTCGCGCAGGAGCCGCTGGCGGAATTTTTCCCCCCGCCGGAAATGGGGAGCGAGCCTGTCCGCAAATCGCTGTTGCGGGCGGAGCGTATGAACGCCGACCGCATGGACAGTTATCCTCGTGGAGGCCCGGATGCCATTGGTGGCGTGGGCGATTGGTGGCTGTCGAATGGTGTGATCTGCGCCGTGGTGAGCGATGTTGAGCACGATGCGGGCATCGTTCGCGGAGGTGGCAGTCTCGTGGATCTCGGCTATTGTGACCGCGACGACGATCAGTGGACCTATGCCAACCTGCTCACCGGCCTGAGCAAAGATACGGCGATTCCCGTGCAGCGCGTCAAGGCAGAGCTTTCTGCGGTTAAGGCGGAGATCACCACGCTGGGACAGCGCGATGGCCTGCAACAGCTTATGCGTTTTCGCCTGACTCCCGACAGCACCGCGCTGGAGATGGAGGTGGAGATTCGCCGGACAGCGGACGGCGCGCCGCTTCGCATGAGCGGCTTGTTTACACTCTATTCTCAGCGCTCGTTGTCGCCATTCAGCTATTCCAGTTATGCGCCGTTGGCGACCCTGGGGTTTGAGCACCGTAAAATTGATCGTCACGATACCGGCTCTTTGATTTCCGGACTGATGCCGGCTGACTGGAATATTCTGGTCGGCAGTGAGCAATATCCCAGCGGAATCAGCTACGGGGTGCAGTTACAGTCCGCAGAATTAATTAAAGCGAGTGGAACGAGACTGGCGCTGCCGCGCTTTCTGGCCGTATTTCCCGACTACAGCCTGCACGGCTGGATGAGCCGCCCGCTGTGGTTACAAAGCGAGCGTCTCAACTGGCTGTCGATGATTCAGAACCAGTTTATGGATCTCGACAAAAATGAGCGGCTGTTGGCTCGCTTTCGAATTGTGGTGGGCAAGCGCAGCGATGTTGCGGCGGTGACGGACCAGATTTATCGCGGACCGGTGTTGCGCGGTTACAGCAATCACCCCGATGTTTCCTTCAGTATTCGCGATGAAGATCAGATTCCCGTGACACAGGTTCGGCCTGATGCCGATGGCAGCTTTACGGTACGTCTGCCAGACCGGGCGATGCGGGTGCGTGTTGAAGGCGTCAGTCCGGGGGGGCAAATGCTGGCCCGGGAACTGTCGGTAGTCGACAACCGCAATGACAGTGGCCGTTGGATATTTGATCGCAAGGGCAGCTTCAAATTGCCGCGCAGTGCGCCGATGAGTCTGTACTTCTACGGCCTCGGGGAGACCGCTGACCCCGAGTTCCGCGATGACCTTCTGGGTTTCCGGCTTGACGGTGAGCCCTTGCCAGGCAGTGACCAGCGCAATCGTATCGATCTTGCCGGCGTGGACTCGGACCCTGAAACGGTGGCATTGCCAGCGGGTAATTACCGGGTGCTGGTAGGGCGGGGGATCGAGTATGACGTCGACGAATACCTGCTCACCGTGGTGGCTGGGGAACAAAGCCAGCTCCCTGTTCGTCCGCCGCGGCGTGTCTGGTTTGGTGAAGACTGGCGCAGCGCTGACCTTCATGTTCACAGCGGCGCCAGCTTCGATTCGGCACTGCCCTTCCCTGAGCGTTTGCGCAGCTTTGTCGCGCAGGGTGCGGAGTTACTGGTGGCGAGCGAGCACAACCGGATCGTCGACCCGCGCCGAACCGTGGCCAAGATGGGCTTGAGTGACCGCGTGCAGGTGATTGTAGGGTCGGAAATCACCGGGCTTTCTCACAGTCCTGCAGCGCCGTTCACTATAGGTCACAGCAATGCTTTTCCGCTGCGTGCGCGTCCAAAAGAGTTCGCCGGCGGGCTGGTCAAAGTCGAGGGGCGGGCACTGCGTGAAGTGATTGCCGACGTGAAAAGTCGTGATCCAGGTGCCTTGTTCCAGCTAAATCACCCCCGTTCTACCGCGCCACTGGATAAAGATCTGGCGTTCTTCGAACACCTTTCCGTGGGGCGGGAATATGATCGCAGAGAACTGTTAAACAGCCCTGCTAACGAAAGCCTGCTGGCGGTTGATCCGGTCAGTGGTGCTCGCGATATCGATTTTGATTTGCTCGAAGTGCTCAACGGCAGCGAATTTGACGTATACGAAGCTGTGCGCGATGACTGGTTCTCACTGTTAAATCAGGGAGCGCGTCGCAGTGCAACGGGTAACAGTGATACCCACGGTCTGGCTCAGTTGGCCGCGGCGCCACGCAATTATATTTATTTGCCGGAGTCGGGGCCTCTGCCTGTCAGTGAATCGTCCTTCGTAGAGGCACTGGCGGCGGGGCGCAGCTATATGACGACCGGGCCGTTCATGGACGTCACCCTCCGGCATGGCGAGCAGCAGCGGGGGCTCGGGGAGCGATTTGAAGGACGGCGCGGCGAACTGCATGTGCAGGTCCGCGCGGCACCCTGGGTAACGGTGGACCGCATGACGGTGTGGGTAAACGGTCGTATTTATCGACAGCTACCCTGCCGTGGCAACGATCACAAAACCATCGAGCTGCATGTTGAGAATGACGCTTGGGTGGTCGTTGAGTTGAAGGGACCCGCAGGAGAGCGCTATCAGCAGATGTTGCCGGGCTTATCGCCACTGGCGCTGAGCAATCCCATCTATATCGATGCGGACAGCAACGGACGTTGGCAGCCGCTGGGGAACTGA
- a CDS encoding riboflavin synthase: MYTGIVHGAYPLSGLTEEPGLRRFVMALPEVLRDGLEIGASVGLNGVCMTVTRIENDRVHFDAMQETLSLTTLGQLAVGDLVNVERSAKQGAEIGGHLISGHVDGRAVVTAVERSENNLTLFFQLPKTLVKYVFRKGFIGLHGCSLTVASMDSSRGVFSVCLIPETLRSTNLGALSVGAEVNIEVDRQTQVIVDTVERVLAEREAAQ, translated from the coding sequence ATGTATACCGGTATTGTTCATGGGGCGTATCCGCTCAGTGGTTTGACTGAAGAGCCGGGGCTGCGACGCTTTGTTATGGCGCTGCCAGAGGTGCTGCGCGATGGGCTGGAGATCGGTGCCAGCGTGGGGCTGAACGGCGTGTGCATGACGGTGACACGCATTGAAAATGATCGTGTCCACTTTGATGCGATGCAGGAGACCCTGTCTTTGACCACGCTTGGGCAGCTTGCCGTCGGCGATCTGGTGAACGTGGAGCGATCCGCCAAACAGGGGGCGGAGATCGGGGGGCACCTGATTTCGGGGCATGTGGATGGCCGAGCCGTTGTGACGGCTGTGGAGCGCAGTGAAAATAATCTGACGCTGTTTTTCCAGCTGCCGAAAACGCTGGTGAAATATGTGTTTCGCAAGGGCTTTATCGGACTGCACGGCTGCAGCCTTACCGTGGCGAGCATGGACAGTAGTCGCGGGGTATTTTCGGTGTGTCTGATCCCGGAAACCTTGCGCAGTACCAATCTCGGCGCGCTGTCGGTGGGGGCAGAAGTGAACATCGAAGTGGATCGCCAGACGCAGGTAATTGTTGATACGGTCGAGCGGGTATTGGCAGAAAGAGAGGCGGCGCAGTAA
- a CDS encoding PPOX class F420-dependent oxidoreductase → MQTLHTQSYLLLSTRKRDGSWVATPVWAAGDAHQLFVVSEGKAGKIKRLRNFADIRLAPCTVTGKPLGPEIAAQGFVLDDTDAGEAHRQLLKKYGLQMRLLDLAAWLSGKIRKRRYIRIDLPKD, encoded by the coding sequence ATGCAGACACTCCACACGCAGTCCTACCTTTTACTCAGCACCCGCAAACGCGATGGCAGCTGGGTCGCCACACCCGTATGGGCCGCGGGCGACGCTCATCAACTCTTTGTCGTCTCAGAAGGTAAGGCGGGAAAAATCAAACGACTCCGCAACTTTGCCGACATCAGACTGGCTCCCTGTACCGTCACCGGGAAGCCCTTGGGGCCTGAAATTGCTGCGCAGGGCTTTGTCCTTGACGACACAGACGCCGGAGAAGCCCATCGTCAGCTGTTGAAAAAATATGGCTTACAGATGCGTTTATTGGACTTGGCCGCCTGGCTGAGCGGAAAAATACGCAAACGCCGCTACATTCGCATTGATTTGCCCAAGGACTGA
- a CDS encoding OmpA family protein — MIRLTKPARLAALMSAAVFMAACSIDPYTGEEKASNTAKGAGWGALGGAILGAAVSDKDHREQGAWIGAAAGAAAGGGYGYYMDRQEAKLRARLEGTGVGVQRVGDSIKLIMPGNITFDTGSSAIQGGFTSVLDSVVMVAKEFDKTLMQINGYTDSTGSFQTNQSLSEQRAGSVARYFMNQGIPASRIRSTGYGPRDPIADNSTASGRSQNRRVEIEMLPMQQ, encoded by the coding sequence ATGATTCGTTTGACTAAACCAGCGCGCCTGGCGGCGCTGATGAGTGCGGCAGTATTTATGGCCGCGTGTAGTATCGATCCGTACACCGGCGAGGAAAAAGCCAGCAACACCGCGAAAGGGGCGGGTTGGGGTGCTCTCGGTGGTGCCATTCTGGGTGCAGCGGTTTCCGATAAGGATCACCGCGAGCAAGGCGCCTGGATAGGTGCAGCGGCGGGCGCGGCCGCGGGTGGTGGTTACGGTTACTACATGGACCGCCAAGAAGCCAAATTGCGTGCCCGTCTTGAAGGCACAGGCGTTGGTGTCCAGCGTGTAGGCGACAGCATCAAGCTGATTATGCCCGGCAACATCACGTTTGATACCGGCAGCTCTGCGATTCAGGGCGGCTTTACCAGCGTGCTGGACAGCGTCGTGATGGTGGCCAAGGAGTTCGACAAGACGCTGATGCAAATCAACGGCTACACCGACTCTACCGGCAGCTTCCAGACCAACCAGTCGCTCTCTGAGCAGCGTGCGGGCAGTGTGGCGAGATACTTCATGAATCAGGGTATTCCTGCCAGTCGTATCCGCTCAACCGGCTACGGTCCACGTGATCCGATTGCCGATAACAGCACGGCGTCTGGCCGTTCGCAGAACCGCCGCGTAGAAATTGAAATGCTGCCCATGCAGCAGTAA
- a CDS encoding methyltransferase, with protein MSDRNFDGIAQRFHRNIYHSPKGELRLASCRRELQEQLPERLLAPDIRVWDAGGGIGQMSADCLERGQSVVLNDVSGDMLALAATELAVYSDSGQLSLVQSPIQALAIDAPFDLVICHAVLEWVGDMEAVLDALTDGMAPDGYMSLMFYNLNALIIGNMIKGNLYKLRDEDFAGHPGGLTPPKPRDPVEVINALQARGLEIVARRGVRLSYDMMSRSLRAERSVDDMLAIDWQYGAREPFWALGRYVHLLCRRA; from the coding sequence ATGTCTGACCGCAATTTCGACGGTATTGCCCAGCGCTTCCACCGCAATATTTATCACAGCCCAAAAGGTGAGCTGCGTTTGGCCAGTTGTCGCCGGGAACTGCAAGAGCAATTGCCGGAACGCCTGCTGGCGCCTGATATCCGGGTTTGGGATGCCGGCGGAGGGATCGGCCAGATGTCGGCCGACTGTCTGGAGCGAGGGCAGTCGGTAGTACTCAATGACGTGTCGGGCGATATGTTGGCACTGGCCGCGACGGAACTCGCGGTATACTCCGACAGTGGCCAGTTGTCGCTGGTTCAGTCGCCCATTCAGGCGTTAGCCATCGATGCGCCGTTTGACCTGGTGATTTGTCACGCCGTGCTGGAATGGGTGGGCGATATGGAGGCGGTGCTGGACGCTCTCACCGATGGAATGGCGCCTGACGGTTATATGTCGTTGATGTTCTACAATCTCAATGCCTTGATTATAGGGAATATGATCAAGGGTAATCTCTACAAGCTGCGAGACGAAGACTTTGCCGGGCATCCCGGTGGGCTGACCCCTCCAAAGCCGAGAGATCCGGTAGAGGTGATTAATGCATTGCAGGCACGGGGGTTGGAAATTGTCGCGCGTCGGGGTGTGCGTCTAAGTTACGACATGATGTCGAGAAGCCTGAGGGCGGAGCGCAGTGTTGACGATATGCTCGCTATTGATTGGCAATACGGCGCCCGCGAGCCATTCTGGGCTCTCGGGCGCTACGTGCACCTGTTATGCCGACGCGCCTGA
- a CDS encoding nitronate monooxygenase produces the protein MQTELCKKLGIEYPIFAFTHCRDVVVAVSKAGGIGVLGAVGFSPEELKEELDWIDEHIGDLPYGVDIVIPQKYEGMGDMSPEDLEKQLWDMVPEEHVEFAQKLLADHGVPEWPDGTKSMGLLGWTEATATPLLEEALRRPKCKLIANALGTPPAEKVKQIQDSGRLVGALCGKVKQVKSHVAAGLDFIIAQGGEGGGHTGDVGSIVFWPQAVAAAEGIPVLAAGGIGNGKQMLAAMAMGCAGAWTGSLWLTVEEAHAEPAQKESLLKATSEDTVRSRSWTGKPCRMLKNEWTNAWATPGNPEPLGMPLQGLVTGDGIRRTAKYAAVGECQKVAFNPVGQVVGQINEVESTRNVIFRLITEYVDALEHVNSLMPEA, from the coding sequence ATGCAAACGGAACTTTGTAAGAAACTGGGTATTGAATACCCTATCTTTGCTTTTACCCACTGCCGCGACGTGGTGGTGGCCGTCAGCAAGGCCGGCGGCATTGGTGTACTCGGTGCGGTAGGTTTTTCTCCCGAAGAATTGAAAGAAGAACTGGACTGGATTGACGAGCACATTGGCGACCTGCCCTACGGCGTCGATATTGTTATCCCGCAGAAATACGAAGGCATGGGCGACATGAGCCCGGAAGACCTTGAGAAACAACTGTGGGACATGGTGCCGGAAGAGCACGTCGAATTCGCACAAAAACTGCTGGCTGATCACGGCGTACCCGAGTGGCCAGACGGCACCAAGAGCATGGGGCTGCTGGGCTGGACTGAAGCCACCGCCACCCCACTGCTGGAAGAAGCACTGCGCCGCCCGAAGTGTAAGCTGATCGCCAATGCACTGGGCACTCCGCCGGCTGAGAAAGTTAAACAAATCCAAGACAGCGGCCGCCTGGTAGGCGCGCTGTGCGGCAAGGTAAAACAGGTCAAATCACACGTTGCTGCCGGTCTCGACTTCATCATCGCACAGGGTGGCGAGGGTGGCGGTCACACCGGTGATGTCGGCTCGATCGTGTTCTGGCCACAAGCCGTTGCAGCGGCTGAAGGCATTCCCGTACTGGCGGCCGGCGGTATCGGCAACGGCAAACAAATGCTGGCAGCGATGGCGATGGGCTGTGCTGGCGCCTGGACCGGCTCTCTGTGGCTGACCGTGGAAGAAGCACACGCTGAACCCGCGCAGAAAGAGTCTCTGCTCAAGGCCACCAGCGAAGACACCGTGCGTTCACGCTCCTGGACTGGCAAGCCCTGCCGCATGCTGAAGAACGAATGGACCAACGCCTGGGCGACCCCCGGCAACCCGGAGCCCCTGGGCATGCCGCTGCAGGGTCTGGTAACGGGTGACGGTATTCGACGCACCGCAAAATATGCGGCCGTAGGCGAGTGCCAGAAGGTCGCATTTAACCCCGTTGGCCAGGTGGTTGGCCAGATCAACGAAGTGGAATCTACCCGCAACGTGATCTTCCGCCTGATCACCGAGTATGTTGACGCGCTGGAGCACGTTAACAGCCTGATGCCCGAGGCCTAA
- a CDS encoding DUF1145 domain-containing protein, with protein MNAVTLLFWVAFVVNFFQPLVGENSHWISWVGYALLAAHFGECLFFRKELHRDYQGKLAAGYITVLLLGFGRTSHWLNERKSAA; from the coding sequence ATGAACGCCGTCACTCTGCTCTTCTGGGTGGCATTCGTCGTCAATTTCTTCCAACCGCTAGTCGGCGAAAACAGCCACTGGATCAGCTGGGTAGGCTATGCACTCCTGGCGGCCCATTTCGGTGAGTGTCTGTTTTTCCGCAAAGAGCTACACCGAGACTACCAAGGCAAGCTCGCCGCGGGTTATATCACCGTGCTGCTGCTTGGCTTTGGTCGCACTTCACACTGGCTCAACGAGCGCAAAAGCGCCGCCTGA
- a CDS encoding alpha/beta hydrolase family protein: protein MLKKILIALVILIVAAAIVLRYTERPEPLPAESVTAQWLMPGSYDVSYFDVTLTDDTRVTQANGDFAGSDQRLLKTRIWHANPIHSRAPLIIYSHGFMSTRTGGTYLAEQLASHGYIVAAMDYPLTNFNAPGGPLVKDVVNQPGDIRFLLDQFLSWDQEKGHDFYEAIDSNRIAVMGLSLGGMTSTMAAFHPRMRDPRIAAAISIAGPSYVFAPDFYRQRSLPYMMIASPIDALVNYEDNAQHLPEQVPGATLVSIDKASHTGFADMAKWLRWLDNPDSIGCHQVKQGLEKSEGDDWSAEIGSVEEGILYNRQPRLCELDPLPSAMNPIRQHWLTRAAVFAFLEEQFALGEQRRLDASQFLRQQFPSEQADVHVRFSSPRVP, encoded by the coding sequence ATGCTTAAGAAAATCCTGATTGCGCTTGTTATTCTGATCGTTGCTGCAGCGATCGTGCTCCGTTACACGGAGCGACCGGAGCCATTGCCGGCCGAGTCGGTCACAGCACAATGGCTGATGCCCGGCAGTTATGACGTCAGCTATTTTGATGTCACGCTTACCGATGACACGCGTGTTACCCAGGCGAATGGTGATTTTGCCGGCAGCGATCAGCGGTTACTGAAGACGCGCATCTGGCATGCCAATCCGATTCACAGCCGTGCGCCGCTGATTATTTACAGCCACGGTTTTATGTCGACGCGCACGGGTGGCACCTACCTCGCTGAGCAGCTTGCCAGCCACGGTTACATTGTTGCGGCCATGGATTACCCCCTTACTAATTTCAACGCGCCCGGCGGCCCGTTGGTGAAGGATGTCGTCAATCAGCCGGGAGATATCCGTTTTCTGCTCGACCAGTTTCTGAGCTGGGATCAGGAAAAAGGGCATGACTTTTACGAGGCCATAGACAGCAACCGTATCGCGGTGATGGGGCTGTCGCTGGGCGGAATGACCTCCACAATGGCCGCTTTTCATCCCCGGATGCGCGACCCTCGAATAGCCGCCGCGATTTCCATTGCCGGGCCAAGTTATGTGTTTGCGCCAGATTTCTATCGCCAGCGCTCGCTGCCCTACATGATGATTGCGTCGCCAATCGATGCGCTGGTGAACTATGAAGACAACGCGCAACACCTGCCTGAGCAGGTGCCCGGGGCTACCTTGGTGAGTATTGATAAAGCCTCACACACTGGTTTTGCTGATATGGCGAAATGGTTGCGCTGGCTGGATAACCCGGACAGCATTGGCTGCCATCAGGTCAAGCAGGGGCTGGAGAAGAGCGAGGGCGACGACTGGAGCGCGGAAATTGGCAGTGTGGAAGAGGGAATCCTCTACAACAGGCAGCCGAGGCTCTGCGAGCTGGACCCGCTGCCTTCTGCAATGAACCCCATTCGCCAGCATTGGTTGACCCGCGCGGCGGTGTTTGCCTTTCTGGAGGAGCAGTTTGCGCTCGGCGAGCAGCGTCGTCTGGATGCCTCGCAGTTTCTCCGCCAACAGTTTCCGTCGGAACAAGCTGATGTGCATGTGCGCTTCAGCTCTCCGCGTGTACCCTGA
- a CDS encoding DUF962 domain-containing protein, translating to MRTLEQWLDEYSDAHQNPRNKQIHYWCVPAIAVTTVALLWLVPIPGTPANLGQLTLIAAMFFYGYLSSKLALGMLPLVLAMAAGIVAYQQHVALAMWIPAAIIWIVAWFLQFVGHKAEAQKPSFFTDVLFLLIGPLWILGAVFDKLGIRYRH from the coding sequence ATGCGCACTCTGGAACAGTGGCTCGATGAATATAGCGATGCCCACCAAAATCCCCGCAACAAACAAATACACTACTGGTGTGTACCCGCCATTGCGGTAACCACAGTAGCGCTGCTCTGGCTTGTCCCCATTCCGGGCACACCGGCCAATCTCGGGCAATTGACGCTGATTGCCGCGATGTTTTTCTACGGCTACCTGTCAAGCAAGCTGGCACTGGGTATGTTACCGCTGGTGCTGGCGATGGCCGCAGGGATTGTCGCCTACCAACAGCATGTAGCGCTGGCGATGTGGATTCCCGCGGCAATCATCTGGATTGTTGCCTGGTTCCTGCAGTTTGTCGGACATAAAGCTGAAGCACAAAAGCCTTCATTCTTTACCGATGTTCTGTTTCTGCTGATTGGCCCACTTTGGATTCTCGGCGCGGTCTTTGACAAACTCGGCATCCGCTACCGCCACTGA